In Kitasatospora sp. NA04385, a single genomic region encodes these proteins:
- a CDS encoding cupin domain-containing protein has translation MIDSFALHVPDAELEPEPLDPGQIVSGTPEVTGKVVWESADGRRIRGIWQITPGVVTDTEADEMFVVLSGRATVEFEDGPVLELGPGDLAVLREGDRTTWTVHETLRKVYEIDLGPETAGDEDR, from the coding sequence ATGATCGACAGCTTCGCCCTGCACGTCCCGGACGCCGAACTGGAACCCGAGCCGCTCGACCCCGGGCAGATCGTCTCCGGCACGCCCGAGGTCACCGGCAAGGTGGTCTGGGAGTCCGCCGACGGGCGCCGGATCCGCGGGATCTGGCAGATCACCCCCGGCGTGGTCACCGACACCGAGGCCGACGAGATGTTCGTCGTGCTCAGCGGCCGGGCCACCGTCGAGTTCGAGGACGGGCCCGTCCTGGAACTCGGCCCCGGCGACCTCGCGGTGCTCCGCGAGGGCGACCGCACCACCTGGACCGTCCACGAGACGCTCCGCAAGGTCTACGAGATCGACCTCGGCCCGGAGACGGCCGGGGACGAGGACCGGTAA
- a CDS encoding APC family permease encodes MTAIPVAPPENRWATPKRVSLVPLVALIFFSVSGGAYGIEPLFSTSGPGMGILLILVAPLIYSVPHALVCAELGTAIPVEGGYYHWVKRGLGRFWAFQQGVLQWVCSFVDMALYPVMFTSYLSSLIGAVAPGEHVLFEVAGIQVDLNWAICVGVIVVFTLLNLMGAGWVGDSSVAFAIICLTPMLVLTAIGGWHLLTDGTNPVSSMTAEQGQSTWNAFGSGLFIVMWNYSGWDSVSTVAGEMENPKKHLPKALVWSVLLIIIGYLLPSLASLAVGPDGDNGWKNWKDGALPDIAGEIAGPWLQYVVTIGGLFASVAMFSALLASYSRLPSSLSHDGYLPRWVSKESKRYKMPIASIIGSSVVYALFCFSSFQKLVIYDVFLTNIGILLEVAALIALRIREPELERPYKIPGGWWSIGLITVSLTGVSVWAATEQYNEEGTRAVVYCLIVVGASLLLYPLLAARKAARASAAADRASGNGRDAESGDGAYGAYGLSGWNPDSAHSDKVVGGAGTDSVEA; translated from the coding sequence ATGACCGCCATCCCCGTGGCCCCGCCGGAGAACCGGTGGGCGACGCCCAAGCGCGTGAGCCTGGTCCCGCTGGTTGCCCTGATCTTCTTCAGCGTCTCCGGCGGCGCCTACGGCATCGAGCCGCTGTTCTCGACCTCCGGCCCCGGCATGGGCATCCTGCTCATCCTGGTCGCCCCGCTGATCTACAGCGTGCCGCACGCCCTGGTCTGCGCCGAGCTGGGCACCGCCATCCCCGTCGAAGGCGGCTACTACCACTGGGTCAAGCGCGGCCTCGGCCGGTTCTGGGCCTTCCAGCAGGGCGTGCTGCAGTGGGTGTGCAGCTTCGTCGACATGGCGCTGTACCCGGTGATGTTCACCTCCTACCTGTCGAGCCTGATCGGCGCCGTCGCCCCCGGCGAGCATGTGCTGTTCGAGGTCGCCGGCATCCAGGTCGACCTGAACTGGGCGATCTGCGTGGGCGTCATCGTGGTCTTCACGCTGCTGAACCTGATGGGCGCGGGCTGGGTCGGCGACTCCTCGGTGGCGTTCGCGATCATCTGCCTGACCCCGATGCTGGTCCTCACCGCGATCGGCGGCTGGCACCTGCTCACCGACGGCACCAACCCGGTCTCCTCGATGACCGCCGAACAGGGCCAGTCCACCTGGAACGCCTTCGGCTCCGGCCTGTTCATCGTGATGTGGAACTACTCCGGCTGGGACTCGGTCTCCACCGTGGCCGGCGAGATGGAGAACCCGAAGAAGCACCTGCCCAAGGCGCTGGTCTGGTCCGTCCTGCTGATCATCATCGGCTACCTGCTGCCCTCGCTGGCCTCCCTCGCCGTCGGCCCGGACGGTGACAACGGCTGGAAGAACTGGAAGGACGGCGCGCTCCCGGACATCGCCGGCGAGATCGCCGGCCCCTGGCTCCAGTACGTCGTCACCATCGGCGGCCTGTTCGCCTCGGTGGCGATGTTCTCCGCGCTGCTCGCCTCCTACTCCCGGCTGCCCTCCTCGCTCTCGCACGACGGCTACCTGCCCAGGTGGGTCTCCAAGGAGAGCAAGCGCTACAAGATGCCGATCGCCTCGATCATCGGCTCCTCCGTGGTCTACGCGCTGTTCTGCTTCTCCAGCTTCCAGAAGCTGGTGATCTACGACGTCTTCCTCACCAACATCGGCATCCTGCTGGAGGTCGCCGCGCTGATCGCGCTGCGGATCCGCGAACCCGAGCTGGAGCGGCCCTACAAGATCCCCGGCGGCTGGTGGAGCATCGGCCTGATCACCGTCTCCCTGACCGGCGTCAGCGTCTGGGCCGCCACCGAGCAGTACAACGAGGAGGGCACCCGGGCCGTCGTCTACTGCCTGATCGTGGTCGGCGCCTCGCTGCTGCTCTACCCGCTGCTCGCCGCCCGCAAGGCCGCCCGCGCCTCCGCCGCCGCCGACCGGGCCTCCGGCAACGGCCGGGACGCCGAGAGCGGGGACGGGGCGTACGGGGCGTACGGGCTGTCAGGGTGGAACCCGGACTCGGCACACAGTGACAAGGTCGTCGGCGGTGCCGGGACGGATAGCGTCGAGGCATGA
- a CDS encoding FAD-binding oxidoreductase — protein MDPVHALRDAKPTPFWLEDPGRPDANSALTGDVSCDLLVVGGGYSGLWTALIAKERDPGRDVVLIEAEQTGWAASGRNGGFCAASLTHGLGNGLERWPAEMAALEQLGARNLQSIEDAVAKHGIDCDWERTGELDVATEPHQVEELAELYELAKQYGDYEFLDTDAVRAQVASPTYLGALWDKDGVAMLHPAKLAWGLKQACERLGVRVFEHTKALDLAESGSGMAVRTPYGRVFARQVALGTNVFPSLVKRIRPYTVPVYDYALMTEPLSAEQLAAIGWQGRQGIGDSANQFHYYRLSADNRILWGGYDAIYHYGAKVRAEYDQRPQTYQTLARHFFQTFPQLEGLRFTHAWGGAIDTCTRFSAFFDTAHHGKVALAAGYTGLGVGATRFGAEVMLDLLEGRPTERTALEMVRRKPLPFPPEPVRWAGIGITKWSLDRADRNAGRRNLWLKTMDKLGLGFDS, from the coding sequence ATGGACCCCGTACACGCCCTGCGGGACGCCAAACCCACCCCGTTCTGGCTGGAGGACCCGGGCCGCCCGGACGCCAACTCCGCCCTCACCGGCGACGTCAGCTGCGACCTGCTGGTCGTCGGCGGCGGCTACAGCGGCCTGTGGACGGCCCTGATCGCCAAGGAGCGGGACCCGGGGCGGGACGTGGTCCTGATCGAGGCCGAGCAGACCGGCTGGGCCGCCTCCGGCCGCAACGGCGGCTTCTGCGCCGCCAGCCTCACCCACGGCCTCGGCAACGGCCTCGAACGCTGGCCCGCCGAGATGGCCGCCCTCGAACAGCTCGGCGCCCGCAACCTGCAGTCCATCGAGGACGCGGTGGCGAAGCACGGGATCGACTGCGACTGGGAGCGCACCGGCGAACTCGACGTCGCCACCGAGCCCCACCAGGTCGAGGAACTCGCCGAACTGTACGAACTCGCCAAGCAGTACGGCGACTACGAGTTCCTGGACACCGACGCCGTCCGGGCCCAGGTCGCCTCGCCGACCTACCTCGGCGCGCTCTGGGACAAGGACGGCGTGGCGATGCTCCACCCCGCCAAGCTCGCCTGGGGCCTCAAGCAGGCCTGCGAGCGGCTCGGCGTGCGGGTCTTCGAGCACACCAAGGCGCTCGACCTCGCCGAGTCCGGCTCCGGCATGGCCGTGCGCACCCCCTACGGCCGGGTCTTCGCCCGCCAGGTCGCCCTCGGCACCAACGTCTTCCCGTCGCTGGTCAAGCGCATCCGCCCGTACACCGTCCCGGTCTACGACTACGCGCTGATGACCGAACCGCTCAGCGCCGAGCAGCTCGCCGCGATCGGCTGGCAGGGGCGGCAGGGCATCGGCGACAGCGCCAACCAGTTCCACTACTACCGGCTGTCCGCCGACAACCGCATCCTGTGGGGCGGCTACGACGCGATCTACCACTACGGGGCCAAGGTCCGCGCCGAGTACGACCAGCGGCCGCAGACCTACCAGACCCTCGCCCGGCACTTCTTCCAGACCTTCCCGCAGCTGGAGGGCCTGCGCTTCACCCACGCCTGGGGCGGCGCCATCGACACCTGCACCCGCTTCTCCGCGTTCTTCGACACCGCCCACCACGGCAAGGTCGCCCTCGCCGCCGGGTACACCGGCCTCGGCGTCGGCGCCACCCGCTTCGGCGCCGAGGTCATGCTCGACCTGCTGGAGGGCCGGCCCACCGAGCGCACCGCCCTGGAGATGGTCCGCCGCAAGCCGCTGCCCTTCCCGCCCGAGCCCGTCCGCTGGGCCGGCATCGGCATCACCAAGTGG